Proteins encoded by one window of Streptomyces uncialis:
- a CDS encoding MarR family winged helix-turn-helix transcriptional regulator: MTATAPTRVEPDLSFLLDHTSHVLRTRMAAALSEIGLTARMHCVLVHALEEERTQIQLAEIGDMDKTTMVVTVDALEEAGLAERRPSRTDRRARIIAVTDEGATMARRSQEIADRVHRDVLGVLPEGEREVLTRALLRLVDGPLAVPVEGPAPVRRARQRKR, encoded by the coding sequence ATGACCGCTACCGCGCCCACCCGCGTCGAACCCGACCTCTCCTTCCTCCTCGACCACACCAGTCACGTCCTGCGGACCCGGATGGCCGCCGCCCTCTCGGAGATCGGGCTCACCGCGCGGATGCACTGTGTGCTCGTCCACGCCCTGGAGGAGGAGCGCACCCAGATCCAGCTCGCCGAGATCGGCGACATGGACAAGACGACCATGGTCGTCACGGTCGACGCCCTGGAGGAAGCCGGGCTCGCGGAACGGCGGCCGTCCCGGACCGACCGCCGGGCCCGGATCATCGCCGTCACCGACGAGGGCGCGACGATGGCCCGGCGCAGTCAGGAGATCGCGGACCGGGTGCACCGTGACGTGCTGGGTGTGCTTCCCGAGGGGGAACGCGAAGTCCTTACGCGGGCGTTGCTGCGGTTGGTCGACGGGCCGCTCGCGGTGCCCGTCGAGGGGCCGGCGCCTGTGCGGCGCGCCCGGCAGCGTAAGCGGTAG
- a CDS encoding histidine phosphatase family protein, with translation MRTLYVVTHPEATHHVERVVGGWHDSELTAGGVRAAVSIARALRAQVPDGADVELFSSDLRRTLRTADEVAGLFGVRPVVDRRLREKSYGEAEGRPQEWLDQRFVPPPAVGERMDHDEGVPGAETKAVWARRIYAAMDDILRSPCEHQIVVTHGGSLTCVVAAWIKMPIESAGYANFRAPSGSVTTLREDDFFHNRQLVSLGDIRHLDSGKAG, from the coding sequence ATGCGCACTCTCTACGTCGTCACCCATCCGGAAGCGACGCACCATGTCGAGCGGGTCGTCGGGGGGTGGCATGACTCGGAGCTGACGGCCGGCGGGGTCCGGGCGGCGGTCTCCATCGCGCGGGCGCTGCGGGCCCAGGTGCCGGACGGCGCCGACGTCGAGCTGTTCTCCTCGGATCTGCGGCGCACCCTGCGGACGGCGGACGAGGTGGCCGGGTTGTTCGGTGTGCGGCCGGTCGTGGATCGCAGGCTGCGGGAGAAGTCCTACGGCGAGGCGGAGGGAAGGCCGCAGGAGTGGCTCGACCAGCGCTTCGTCCCGCCGCCGGCCGTCGGGGAACGGATGGACCACGACGAGGGCGTACCGGGCGCGGAGACCAAGGCGGTGTGGGCGCGGCGTATCTACGCGGCCATGGACGACATCCTGCGGAGTCCTTGCGAACACCAGATCGTCGTGACGCACGGCGGCTCCCTGACGTGCGTCGTGGCGGCATGGATCAAGATGCCGATCGAGTCCGCCGGTTACGCGAACTTCCGGGCGCCCTCCGGCAGCGTCACCACACTGCGCGAGGACGACTTCTTCCACAACCGCCAGCTCGTCAGCCTCGGGGACATCCGACATCTCGACTCCGGCAAGGCCGGGTGA
- a CDS encoding pyridoxamine 5'-phosphate oxidase family protein produces MSAEPTPATGPTAAIEATNLGAAADGPGDAAGSSPAGPAPRPLTDADASALLAAGRFGTLAAVRSTGHPHLSTVLYDWDPAERTVRVSTTAERLKARQLRRDPHASLHVQGPDVWSFAVAEGLAEVSEPTAVPGDTVGRELLALTPGFPDPANEAAFLAQAVTDRRVVVRLRVSRLYGTALDITG; encoded by the coding sequence ATGAGCGCCGAGCCCACCCCCGCCACCGGTCCCACCGCCGCCATCGAAGCCACGAACCTCGGAGCCGCCGCCGATGGCCCCGGCGACGCCGCCGGGTCCTCCCCCGCCGGGCCCGCGCCCCGGCCGCTCACCGACGCCGACGCGTCCGCGCTGCTGGCCGCCGGGCGGTTCGGGACCCTCGCCGCGGTCCGGTCCACCGGACACCCGCACCTGTCGACCGTCCTGTACGACTGGGACCCCGCGGAGCGGACCGTCCGGGTCTCCACCACCGCCGAACGGCTCAAGGCACGGCAGCTGCGGCGTGATCCGCACGCGTCACTGCACGTCCAGGGGCCGGACGTGTGGTCGTTCGCGGTGGCCGAGGGGCTTGCCGAGGTGTCGGAGCCGACGGCCGTCCCCGGGGACACCGTCGGACGGGAACTGCTGGCGTTGACCCCCGGGTTCCCCGACCCCGCCAACGAGGCCGCCTTCCTTGCCCAGGCGGTGACGGACCGCCGGGTGGTGGTCCGGCTCCGCGTCTCCCGGCTGTACGGGACGGCCCTCGACATCACCGGCTGA